A window of Auraticoccus monumenti contains these coding sequences:
- a CDS encoding DUF2277 domain-containing protein, with the protein MCRNIRTLHNFEPPASSEEVHAAALQYVRKVAGTTKPSQANAAAFERAVHEIAHITEHLLEELTTSAPAKNREEEAAKARARSAARYAS; encoded by the coding sequence ATGTGCCGCAACATCCGGACCCTGCACAACTTCGAGCCCCCGGCCTCGTCGGAGGAGGTGCACGCCGCCGCCCTGCAGTACGTCCGCAAGGTGGCCGGCACCACCAAGCCGTCCCAGGCCAACGCCGCGGCCTTCGAACGGGCCGTGCACGAGATCGCCCACATCACCGAGCACCTGCTGGAGGAGCTGACCACCTCGGCACCGGCGAAGAACCGCGAGGAGGAGGCTGCCAAGGCGCGGGCGCGCTCGGCAGCCCGCTACGCCTCCTGA
- a CDS encoding cytochrome c oxidase subunit 4, which yields MDALKKPLVQESAWFGVLGVGYIVWSLVMWLVLGTEMTKWPAVLAAGLSSLALGLTFLGLGLKSDGGPLALLAELRIFVVLELFFLAVIPVYWVLSLEITGSVALVLTFGLSTMLLAYLLVTALKHDERPEDRLEADIVEGAGELGFFPPRSAWPVVCAVMLMITLLGPVFGWWLTILGMGLGLWAIAGWVYQYYKGDYAH from the coding sequence ATGGACGCGCTGAAGAAGCCGCTGGTCCAGGAGTCCGCCTGGTTCGGGGTCCTCGGTGTCGGCTACATCGTCTGGTCGCTGGTGATGTGGCTGGTGCTGGGCACCGAGATGACGAAGTGGCCGGCCGTGCTGGCTGCCGGGCTGTCCTCGCTGGCGCTCGGCCTGACCTTCCTCGGTCTGGGGCTCAAGAGCGACGGCGGTCCGTTGGCCCTGCTCGCGGAGCTGCGGATCTTCGTGGTCCTGGAGCTGTTCTTCCTGGCCGTCATCCCGGTCTACTGGGTGCTCAGCCTGGAGATCACCGGCTCGGTGGCCCTGGTGCTGACCTTCGGCCTGTCGACCATGCTGCTGGCCTACCTGCTGGTCACGGCGCTCAAGCACGACGAGCGTCCGGAGGACCGGCTCGAGGCCGACATCGTGGAGGGCGCCGGCGAGCTCGGGTTCTTCCCGCCGCGGAGCGCCTGGCCGGTGGTCTGCGCGGTGATGCTGATGATCACCCTCCTCGGCCCGGTCTTCGGCTGGTGGCTGACCATCCTCGGTATGGGCCTGGGTCTGTGGGCCATCGCCGGCTGGGTCTACCAGTACTACAAGGGCGACTACGCGCACTGA
- the ctaD gene encoding aa3-type cytochrome oxidase subunit I: MSVAERVAGESTVVPERASRRLGAMVWRCLTTTDHKLIGNMYFAASLVFFALGGLLALGIRAELAFPGLQYLQYERYNQFFTMHGTIMLLFFATPMFSAFANAIMPLQIGAPDVAFPRLNAFSFWLFLLGGLVACSGFLSPDGGAGFGWTAYVPLSDGANSPGVGADLWIVGLYMSGLSSILGSVNFITTIFTMRVPGLTMFRMPIFTWNILVTSMLAIIAFPVLGVGLLVLLSDRNLGTHVFDAANGGPLLWQHMFWFFGHPEVYIVALPFFGIITEILPVFSRKPVFGYVGLVAATLAIGVLSMAVWAHHMFVTGAVNLPFFSFMTFLIAVPTGVKFFNWIGTLWGGSITFDTPMVWAFGFLTTFLFGGLTGIILASPPLDFPVSDTYFVVAHFHYVLFGTIVFATFAGFYFWWPKFTGKMLNERLGKIHFWMTMIGFHVTFLVQHWLGAAGMTRRYADYRPEEGLTFLNQVSTFGSFVLALSFLPFIWNVWITRRAPKVVVDDPWGWGRSLEWATSCPPPRHNFEKLPQVRSDSPAFDLHHPEIALTEYAAVGADADELIDAGADAGRVGELKNRVEGTSPDSTLPGANSYAKGEER, from the coding sequence ATGAGCGTCGCGGAACGGGTGGCTGGTGAGTCCACCGTCGTCCCCGAGCGGGCGAGCCGACGGCTGGGGGCGATGGTCTGGCGCTGCCTGACCACCACCGACCACAAGCTGATCGGCAACATGTACTTCGCCGCGTCGCTGGTGTTCTTCGCACTCGGCGGGCTGCTGGCGCTGGGCATCCGCGCGGAGCTGGCGTTCCCGGGTCTGCAGTACCTGCAGTACGAGCGGTACAACCAGTTCTTCACGATGCACGGCACGATCATGCTGCTGTTCTTCGCGACGCCGATGTTCTCCGCGTTCGCGAACGCGATCATGCCGCTGCAGATCGGGGCGCCCGACGTCGCGTTCCCGCGGCTCAACGCCTTTTCCTTCTGGCTCTTCCTGCTCGGCGGCCTGGTGGCCTGCTCGGGCTTCCTGAGCCCCGACGGCGGCGCCGGCTTCGGCTGGACGGCCTACGTCCCGCTCAGCGACGGCGCGAACTCCCCGGGGGTGGGGGCCGACCTCTGGATCGTCGGGCTCTACATGAGCGGTCTGTCCTCGATCCTCGGCTCGGTCAACTTCATCACCACCATCTTCACGATGCGGGTGCCCGGTCTGACCATGTTCCGGATGCCCATCTTCACCTGGAACATCCTGGTCACCTCGATGCTGGCGATCATCGCCTTCCCGGTGCTCGGTGTCGGCCTGCTGGTCCTGCTCAGCGACCGCAACCTCGGCACCCACGTGTTCGACGCGGCCAACGGCGGTCCGCTGCTGTGGCAGCACATGTTCTGGTTCTTCGGCCACCCCGAGGTCTACATCGTGGCGCTGCCGTTCTTCGGCATCATCACCGAGATCCTCCCGGTGTTCAGCCGCAAGCCGGTCTTCGGCTACGTCGGACTGGTCGCCGCCACCCTGGCCATCGGTGTGCTGTCGATGGCGGTGTGGGCCCACCACATGTTCGTCACCGGGGCGGTCAACCTGCCGTTCTTCTCCTTCATGACGTTCCTCATCGCGGTGCCCACCGGGGTGAAGTTCTTCAACTGGATCGGCACGCTCTGGGGCGGGTCGATCACGTTCGACACGCCCATGGTGTGGGCCTTCGGCTTCCTCACCACGTTCCTCTTCGGTGGTCTGACCGGCATCATCCTGGCCAGCCCGCCGCTGGACTTCCCGGTGTCGGACACCTACTTCGTGGTCGCGCACTTCCACTACGTGCTCTTCGGCACCATCGTGTTCGCGACGTTCGCCGGCTTCTACTTCTGGTGGCCCAAGTTCACCGGCAAGATGCTCAACGAGCGGCTGGGCAAGATCCACTTCTGGATGACGATGATCGGCTTCCACGTCACCTTCCTCGTCCAGCACTGGCTGGGTGCGGCGGGCATGACGCGGCGCTACGCCGACTACCGTCCCGAGGAGGGCCTGACCTTCCTCAACCAGGTCTCCACCTTCGGCTCCTTCGTGCTGGCCCTGTCGTTCCTGCCCTTCATCTGGAACGTCTGGATCACCCGCCGCGCCCCGAAGGTCGTCGTGGACGACCCCTGGGGCTGGGGACGCTCGCTGGAGTGGGCCACCTCGTGCCCGCCGCCGCGGCACAACTTCGAGAAGCTCCCGCAGGTCCGCTCGGACTCGCCGGCCTTCGACCTGCACCACCCCGAGATCGCCCTCACCGAGTACGCCGCGGTGGGTGCCGACGCCGACGAGCTGATCGACGCCGGTGCCGACGCGGGTCGTGTCGGTGAGCTGAAGAACCGGGTCGAGGGGACGTCACCCGACAGCACGCTGCCCGGTGCGAACTCCTACGCCAAGGGGGAGGAGCGCTGA
- the ctaC gene encoding aa3-type cytochrome oxidase subunit II: MGLRSTARPGRWARVALAAVGTATLLSGCSAETTEQWRRLGMPVPASDRAPFVGDFWNGSWIAALAVGVFVWGLIGYAGIRYRRHRRASGTDAPRQSRYNLPMEILYTLTPLLIVGVLFVFTVQTQNKVLAGNWDGDEASAQQGESLETARTIDVVGQKWSWTFNYRESLSQGGGTDVWESGTINSSPDLYLPVGESVRFNLTSPDVIHSFWVPSFYFKMDVIPGKPNSFTMTPTQEGEFIGKCAELCGTYHAAMIFKVHIVSAEEYEAYLQGLEARGNVGTNYGSQTVVAPKLAPQEGEASGEGEGE, translated from the coding sequence GTGGGTCTGAGGAGCACGGCTCGACCTGGCCGCTGGGCGCGGGTCGCCCTGGCCGCGGTCGGCACGGCGACGCTGCTGAGCGGGTGCAGCGCGGAGACGACGGAGCAGTGGCGTCGGCTCGGCATGCCCGTACCGGCCAGCGACCGGGCCCCCTTCGTGGGCGACTTCTGGAACGGCAGCTGGATCGCCGCCCTGGCGGTCGGTGTCTTCGTCTGGGGCCTGATTGGCTACGCCGGCATCCGGTACCGCCGTCACCGCCGGGCCTCCGGCACCGACGCCCCCCGGCAGAGCCGCTACAACCTGCCGATGGAGATCCTCTACACCCTCACCCCGCTGCTGATCGTGGGTGTCCTCTTCGTCTTCACCGTCCAGACCCAGAACAAGGTGCTGGCCGGCAACTGGGACGGCGACGAGGCCTCGGCGCAGCAGGGCGAGTCCCTGGAGACCGCCCGGACCATCGACGTGGTCGGCCAGAAGTGGTCCTGGACGTTCAACTACCGCGAGTCCCTCAGCCAGGGCGGCGGCACCGACGTCTGGGAGTCGGGCACCATCAACTCCTCGCCCGACCTGTACCTGCCGGTCGGGGAGTCGGTGCGCTTCAACCTGACCTCCCCCGACGTCATCCACTCCTTCTGGGTCCCGTCCTTCTACTTCAAGATGGACGTCATCCCGGGCAAGCCGAACAGCTTCACCATGACGCCCACGCAGGAGGGCGAGTTCATCGGCAAGTGCGCCGAGCTCTGCGGCACCTACCACGCGGCGATGATCTTCAAGGTGCACATCGTCAGCGCCGAGGAGTACGAGGCCTACCTCCAGGGCCTCGAGGCCCGCGGCAACGTGGGCACGAACTACGGCAGCCAGACGGTGGTTGCTCCCAAGCTCGCGCCCCAGGAGGGCGAGGCGTCAGGAGAGGGTGAGGGCGAATGA
- a CDS encoding HesB/IscA family protein, which yields MTTTDVNAGTTTTETPEGVALTDGAATKVRALLAGAERDDLALRIAVQPGGCSGLRYQLFFDERELDGDVRADFSGVNVVTDRMSAPYLMGATIDFVDTIEKQGFTIDNPNATGSCACGDSFN from the coding sequence ATGACCACTACCGACGTGAACGCCGGGACCACCACCACCGAGACCCCCGAGGGTGTCGCCCTGACCGACGGCGCCGCCACCAAGGTGCGTGCGCTGCTGGCCGGTGCCGAGCGCGACGACCTGGCCCTGCGCATCGCCGTCCAGCCCGGCGGCTGCTCGGGTCTGCGCTACCAGCTCTTCTTCGACGAGCGCGAGCTCGACGGGGACGTCCGGGCCGACTTCTCGGGTGTGAATGTCGTCACGGACCGGATGAGCGCGCCCTACCTGATGGGGGCCACCATCGACTTCGTCGACACCATCGAGAAGCAGGGCTTCACCATCGACAACCCCAACGCCACGGGCTCCTGCGCCTGCGGTGACAGCTTCAACTGA
- the ypfJ gene encoding KPN_02809 family neutral zinc metallopeptidase, with protein sequence MTFNPDSDIRGGRVSKRGRNVGMGVGGGSIGVVLVVLLISQLTGVDLTGVVQGGGGAGPAPVEDQALERCLTGEDANADVDCRMQAAATSLDDFWATQLDGYTAPEMVLFSQSVSTRCGNATSAVGPFYCPPDQTVYIDTSFYDELRSRFGASAGPLAQLYVVAHEWGHHIQELTGTMDQLDRSRTGPTSDGVRLELQADCYAGAWVGAASTITDDQGRTRLEPVTEDQLRDAIDAAEAIGDDRIQQQTQGQVQPETWTHGSSEQRVTWFQRGVSQGVGACDTFSASDAELAG encoded by the coding sequence ATGACGTTCAACCCCGACTCCGACATCCGCGGCGGCCGCGTCAGCAAGCGCGGTCGCAACGTGGGGATGGGGGTCGGCGGCGGCAGCATCGGGGTCGTGCTGGTGGTGCTGCTGATCTCCCAGCTCACCGGCGTCGACCTCACCGGCGTGGTGCAGGGCGGCGGCGGGGCCGGGCCGGCCCCGGTCGAGGACCAGGCGCTGGAGCGGTGCCTCACCGGCGAGGACGCCAACGCCGACGTCGACTGCCGGATGCAGGCGGCGGCGACGTCGCTGGACGACTTCTGGGCCACCCAGCTGGACGGCTACACCGCGCCGGAGATGGTGCTGTTCAGCCAGTCCGTCAGCACCCGCTGCGGCAACGCCACCAGCGCCGTCGGCCCCTTCTACTGCCCGCCGGACCAGACGGTCTACATCGACACCTCCTTCTACGACGAGCTCCGCTCCCGCTTCGGGGCCTCGGCCGGCCCGCTGGCCCAGCTCTACGTCGTGGCCCACGAGTGGGGGCACCACATCCAGGAGCTCACCGGCACCATGGACCAGCTGGACCGCAGCCGGACCGGGCCGACCTCGGACGGCGTCCGGCTGGAGCTGCAGGCCGACTGCTACGCCGGGGCCTGGGTGGGCGCCGCCTCCACCATCACCGACGACCAGGGCCGGACCCGGCTGGAGCCGGTGACCGAGGACCAGCTCCGCGACGCCATCGACGCCGCCGAGGCCATCGGCGACGACCGGATCCAGCAGCAGACCCAGGGCCAGGTCCAGCCCGAGACCTGGACGCACGGCTCCAGCGAGCAGCGGGTCACCTGGTTCCAGCGCGGCGTGTCCCAGGGGGTCGGGGCCTGCGACACCTTCTCCGCCAGCGACGCCGAGCTCGCCGGTTGA
- a CDS encoding glycerate kinase yields the protein MRVLVASAGVAGIAAAEAGGAVARGWLRAAPGSELVVVPLAAGGPDLVAAAAYLWRADVALLADDDAVLVTARAGGGVVVAPETPPGPPPALEDRPGSHLLGRALAAVLADRPAPRSVVLDLTSVWSHDAGRGLLDELGGLGAARERLAGTRLVAVVAPGETTTALLGLRGTTALRGHATATTPDQALLVELDAELERFAREQAPEVVGVRGAGAAGGCGFAVLALGGSLVTGTDWLAEEAHLQQTVAAADVVVTTCTGFDFAHRGGPEVQAVAGWAAATSRPCVVLAGSVQIGARETRLMGVESAHALGPVPLVGQEPVVDPDGLEALALRVGRSWAVGSSAGR from the coding sequence GTGAGGGTCCTGGTGGCGAGCGCGGGGGTGGCCGGGATCGCGGCCGCCGAGGCCGGTGGTGCGGTGGCCCGCGGCTGGCTGCGGGCGGCGCCGGGCAGCGAGCTCGTGGTGGTCCCGCTGGCGGCCGGTGGGCCGGACCTGGTCGCGGCCGCCGCCTACCTGTGGCGTGCCGACGTCGCCCTGCTGGCCGACGACGACGCGGTGCTGGTGACGGCCCGGGCCGGGGGAGGCGTCGTGGTCGCCCCCGAGACCCCGCCGGGCCCACCGCCCGCCCTGGAGGACCGTCCGGGGAGCCACCTGCTGGGACGGGCCCTCGCGGCGGTGCTGGCCGACCGCCCGGCCCCGCGCTCGGTGGTGCTGGACCTGACCTCGGTGTGGTCCCACGACGCCGGGCGGGGTCTGCTGGACGAGCTCGGCGGTCTCGGCGCGGCGCGCGAGCGGCTGGCCGGGACGAGGCTGGTGGCGGTGGTGGCGCCGGGGGAGACCACGACGGCGCTGCTCGGGCTCCGCGGCACCACGGCGCTGCGCGGCCACGCCACGGCCACGACCCCCGACCAGGCCCTGCTGGTCGAGCTGGACGCCGAGCTCGAGCGCTTCGCCCGTGAGCAGGCCCCTGAGGTGGTCGGCGTCCGCGGCGCCGGCGCGGCGGGGGGCTGCGGCTTCGCCGTGCTCGCCCTCGGCGGGTCGCTGGTCACCGGCACGGACTGGCTGGCGGAGGAGGCCCACCTGCAGCAGACGGTCGCGGCCGCCGACGTCGTGGTGACCACGTGCACCGGGTTCGACTTCGCCCACCGCGGCGGGCCGGAGGTGCAGGCGGTGGCCGGCTGGGCCGCGGCGACGTCCCGGCCGTGCGTGGTGCTGGCCGGTTCGGTGCAGATCGGCGCCCGCGAGACCCGGCTGATGGGTGTGGAGTCCGCGCACGCCCTCGGGCCCGTCCCGCTGGTCGGTCAGGAGCCCGTGGTGGACCCCGACGGCCTGGAGGCACTCGCCCTTCGCGTCGGGCGCTCGTGGGCGGTGGGGTCGTCGGCCGGCCGCTAG
- a CDS encoding VOC family protein, producing the protein MTRHVVIALPTADRSAAHTFYGAGLGLPTPGPLADDGVPEPLEVELTEGCRLMLVPTGGFGWVTGGRTVAAPGTVECLVTLPVDDPEGVDRLLARARAAGAEVVSEPGQQPWGYAATFADLDGHLVELVAAPG; encoded by the coding sequence ATGACCCGACACGTCGTGATCGCCCTGCCCACCGCGGACCGCTCCGCCGCGCACACCTTCTACGGCGCGGGCCTCGGCCTGCCCACCCCCGGACCGCTCGCCGATGACGGGGTCCCCGAACCGCTCGAGGTCGAGCTCACCGAGGGCTGTCGGCTGATGCTGGTCCCCACCGGCGGTTTCGGCTGGGTGACCGGCGGGCGCACCGTGGCCGCGCCCGGCACCGTCGAGTGCCTGGTCACCCTCCCCGTGGACGACCCGGAGGGGGTCGACCGCCTGCTCGCGCGGGCCCGCGCGGCCGGGGCCGAGGTGGTGTCGGAACCGGGCCAGCAGCCCTGGGGGTACGCCGCCACGTTCGCCGACCTCGACGGCCACCTGGTCGAGCTGGTCGCGGCGCCCGGCTGA
- a CDS encoding YbaK/EbsC family protein codes for MTTFDRVPALTRPDLLAEPTLRALRSLDADTAARFEVAEIDPALADTEALCRAFDLPLEASANCVLVTGKRAGELRPAAVVVQASRRADVNGAVRRHLDVRKISFTAHEEATSGSGMEYGGITPVGLPGDWPLLVDEGVVAEAEVVIGSGLRRSKLFVPGAVLGRLPGATVLPLAQ; via the coding sequence GTGACCACCTTCGACCGCGTCCCCGCCCTGACCCGCCCCGACCTCCTGGCCGAGCCGACCCTGCGTGCTCTCCGGTCCCTCGACGCCGACACCGCCGCCCGGTTCGAGGTCGCCGAGATCGACCCCGCCCTGGCCGACACCGAGGCGCTCTGCCGCGCCTTCGACCTGCCGCTGGAGGCCTCGGCCAACTGCGTGCTGGTCACCGGGAAGCGGGCCGGTGAGCTGCGCCCGGCCGCGGTGGTGGTGCAGGCCAGCCGCCGGGCGGACGTCAACGGGGCCGTCCGCCGCCACCTGGACGTCCGCAAGATCAGCTTCACCGCCCACGAGGAGGCGACCAGCGGCTCCGGCATGGAGTACGGCGGGATCACCCCGGTGGGCCTGCCCGGGGACTGGCCGCTGCTGGTGGACGAGGGCGTGGTCGCGGAGGCCGAGGTGGTGATCGGCTCAGGGCTGCGCCGCTCGAAGCTCTTCGTGCCCGGCGCGGTGCTCGGCCGGCTGCCGGGGGCGACGGTGCTGCCGCTGGCCCAGTAG
- the pspAA gene encoding PspA-associated protein PspAA: MIVRILNEGQWTLDESAFAALNAHDEEIETAVDSGDETELTRALTGLLAEVRRVGTPVPDDSLADSDLILPDAEATLHEVREWLADNTSGEGLIPG, encoded by the coding sequence ATGATCGTCCGGATCCTGAACGAGGGCCAGTGGACGCTGGACGAGAGCGCCTTCGCGGCCCTCAACGCCCACGACGAGGAGATCGAGACCGCCGTCGACAGCGGTGACGAGACCGAGCTCACCCGGGCCCTGACCGGGCTGCTGGCCGAGGTCCGCCGGGTCGGCACCCCCGTCCCCGACGACTCCCTGGCCGACTCCGACCTGATCCTCCCCGACGCCGAGGCGACCCTGCACGAGGTGCGGGAGTGGCTGGCCGACAACACCTCCGGTGAGGGGCTCATCCCCGGCTGA